ggggacagcccagaaaatttgacaaaaaatcttaaaaatattttgttcccagattttgatgcagatttatgaagaatcgatccacaaatcgtttaaggtattccgttcaagaatcggatgaatatttcctaagatatggccttcgcagtgggtcatatggggctccccatgcattttgcacattttgaaggggacagcccagaaaatttgacaaaaaatcttaaaaatattttgttcccagattttgatgcagatttatgaagaatcgattcacaaaccGTTTGaagtattccgttcaagaatcggatgaatatttcccaagatatggccttcgcagtgggtcatatggggctccccatgcattttgcacattttgaaggggacagcccagaaaatttgacaaaaaatcttaaaaatattttgttcccagattttgatgcagatttatgaagaatcgattcacaaatcgtttaaggtattccgttcaagaatcggatgaatatttcctaagatatggccttcgcagtgggtcgtatggggctccccatgcattttgcacattttgaaggggacagcccagaaaatttgataaaaaatcttaaaaacattttgttcccagattttgatgcagatttatgaagaatcgatccacaaatcgtttaaagtattccgttcaagaatcggatgaatatttcccaagatatggccttcgcagtgggtcatatggggctcctcatgcattttgcacattttgaaggggacagcccagaaaatttgacaaaaaatctttaaaatattttgtttccagattttgatgcagatttatgaagaatcgattcacaaatcgtttaaagtattccgttcaagaatcggatgaatatttcccaagatatggccttcgcagtgggtcatatggggctccccatgcattttgcacattttgaaggggacagcccagaaaatttgacaaaaaatcttaaaaatattttgttcccagattttgatgcagatttatgaagaatcgatccacaaatcgtttaaagtattccgtttaagaatcggatgaatatttcctaagatatggccttcgcagtgggtcatatggggctccccatgcattttgcacattttgaaggggacagcccagaaaatttgacaaaaaatcttaaaaatattttgtttccagattttgggGCAAATTTGtggaaaagaaatcgaaggtgTAACACTCAGCTCGAGGGGCCCTGATAGCCCTTCGTCGggggggcccagtgggcaagcgcgcctttgcccacctgttaaatccgccactgctTGTATCCCTGTCTATTTCCACGACAAGCTAGTCTAtcagttttaaaactatcgGCTCAAAACActacttatttttttccttgaTATGAAAGAGTTAAGAGTAACTTTTAGAGTTTTTAAACGTTAAAAAGttaactttaaaatttaaagttaCAATGTTGGTATCTACCAACATTTGttctattttaatttgaatatttgaatattgaatatatatttttctttattaattttaattattcattttcattttgtaccttctaactgccatataatttAATGATCGGAAATCTCACAATTCAACTCATAGTGTTTTTCAAGGTTGAAGGGAGAAGCTTGGGGCTTTTCTAGGAAATTTATAAGATTTATCTTAATTTCTTTTAAGACGAAACAAACTATATCCGGTACTTGGAAAACTAACATACAATACCGTTAAATAGAAACCCATCATGAGAATATACGATTCTGCTCCTCGCGGAGGaatcctttctttttttgttttaaaattgtaatcatatgttttgatttttaataacatattcttttaaatatatttataatttttttattttcttttggttattagaattaaaatttatttttcccaAATCAAAACCCCATACCCCAAGGTAAAAATCAATGCAGGGATAGGGATGATGTTACTTTTCATTACTTTTGCAATCATTTTCAGTCAAGTTTGCCTACCGCAAGTTTTCAAATTCTGCCACCTTGTAACCACTAGGACTCCAACCACAAAAGCCTCAGACCACAAATAAAAGGAACGGGCCGCGCCAGGCAGGCcggaaaaaaatagaaatcacATCACATGCCTAACAAGTAGCATGATTTTGTGGCCAGGAGACGAGACCAGCCCCCTCACACAGCAAATACCTAAATTACAATTATGACCAAATAATAACccgaaaaaatgcaaaaatcgAATGGAGGAGAGTGGTCTGGGGAGGGGGGAAGTGCTAGTACCTGGAAAATTGTAAAAACCTGGCTACACCTCAACAGGGACGTCTGCCCCACCATTTCAAGCCATTTGAAGCCCCCGAAACTGATTGCGTTGCGGGTGTGGGCGTGTTTCCACCAAACTAGCATCAAATTGGGGGACCCTACGACGCCAGGCCAGGCCATATAGCCTATAATTTGCGATTATGtttgggtctgggtctgggtcccGGGTCCGCGGTAAGTATGCAGTGTCGGGTCCGTTTCTGGGGTTGCTCTTTTCGGCCGTTTAATGTGTGAGACGCCATTGTTTGATGTAGCCTTCGGTTGATATGGTTTCTGGAATTGTTGCTCCGGTTGTTCCTGCCGCCTACCCCcagttgttgttattgcaaTTTGGCTATTGCATGTTTGCATATTGAAACATTCCGAAGAAAGGAACTAGCTGGGCTATTTAACCATAAAACACATCCATATGTCCACTGAGAACAAAGAGGTGGCTTTCAGCTAAAAGCTTTTATGAtggattttaaaaaacttaatacatGGTATAAGAaccatttattttgtttttaagacTCAGTGTAAcataaacctttttttttctggtaaTGCCTGAAAGGTAAAGCCTGATTGTATATTCGTGATGAACTTTCAAGTCGCTAAatgccattgttgttgccaaTTTTATTTAAGGAAATTGACTATGAGTTGTTAGTTGCAGTCACTCTTTTGAATGAATTTAATTTCTGATAAGGCTTAAGCAACTGCTTCCCCAAGAAATCCTTGCCAGCCCCACGCCGCTGAACTTGAAACGGAAAGTGAATGTCCTGTCTCCTGTTAGACACTCCAACTGTCTGCAGGCGAGTGCAGGCGAAGCGAATCACAATCAGCACGCAAtgtctgccaaaaaaaaaatgaacggCGAAATGGAAAATAACCCACTGCAGTCCCTCCTGCTACTCCCACCCAAGGAGCCGACACTTCAGCGGCAGAAACCACCGGCTACGAGgaggaaaaaatgaaataaaatatcgCAGAGTGCAATAGGAAGTGGGAAAGCGTCGCCTTTCCGCGACTGTCTGTCTGCCTGCCCGCTGTGCCGGGGGTGGTACGATGGGGTGGCGGGGCCGTCAGGACACCCAGGATGGCCAAGGGTGGCGTGCATCACTCCTCGAAGCTGGTGCTGCTCACTTCTCACTTTCTTATCGCACGCTGCGGTATGGCTTGccaatatttatgtttatttgcaTTTGGCACATTGatttaaacaacaaattttgatatatttatcGTATTTGGCTCTCCAAAGTCAAGGaaaatttgttttgatttttccCTGCCCTCCCCTGCCAACTTCATGGAGCAGACCATTTTTCCGGGCGGAAGCTAACCCTCGTAACTCTTCCCCCGCACTGAGCCCTGAGCCCGCCGTCTGGGGAATATGTTGGCCACAGTTTATTCACTTATGGACTCGTTGGACTTCCGATTGCTGGCCGCCTTCCATTTTGGCCGAAGCCCCTGCTATTTATGACGCTTTCGTTAGCGCTTTTGTTTCGGCCAACTTGCACGTTAAATGGAGTCAATTAGCCGAACCTTCGAAGTTACAATTTCTGTTGCCAAAGCAGCTTGTTAGATAGTAATTAGTTTTAGTCAAAttgttttagtttatttaagattttttagctttttttggttaattgaAACATTTATTCTACTAATCTAAgacaatattataatttttctaaaaggaTTATTAAATTAGTGAATATATCTACCACCTACATAGCTACCTAGCTACATATACTTGCAATCAAGTTTGAATCGCATTCGATTCTAAAGGGATTCATGTGTGTATGAtgttaaaatttgtattttcaataatttaattggatttttttagaaataaaataaatattgcatttggttatgaattaattaattatttttagaaagcAAAACCTAAACACTATGCACTTGAACATTAAATGTTGATATGTACTCAATATGGTTCCCACACTGatgtagattttttttattattatcattCAATTATTTACTAACGCATTCTATTTCTATTATAGTTATATATCTCACACTCCATCCATGTTCTATCTGTTTCAACCCGAAACACTTAGTTTTATGTCCTCCTGCACTTCATATTCAATAACAATAATTCAAGAAATCATTCTTGAATTTGAATAGATCGATTTTGTCAAGGCGCCAACTTACAATTGTTCAGCTCCGAGAAGCTGGCCATGCTGCAGTAAATGCATTTCAGGAGCAGCAGCCAAATGATAGAACAGCCCATTGTAATCCACAATTTGGTTCACAGCATCAACGGGCGAGAGCAAAGTGTCAAACTTTTCTAATGCCCTCTTCCGTTTTGTTCTTTCTTTTTTGCACTTTCACTCTTAAATAGCCCAAGTTTAGTTTCCGCCGCACTAAagcgaatttattttttccggTTTTTTGGTTAAGCTTTCCGCCAATTGCCGGACAGACGTCCGCACACTCTTGCAACTGGCCGCGAACTGCGGAACGGCGCTGATAATCAAGTGTCAAAATTCatattcaaaattcaaatgctgcttggcgatggcgatggcgatggcgttGCGCATGTGTCCTGCGGCCTTGCCGTGCGATGGGTGGGCGGTAAGTGTTGCGGTTGGGCGGATGAGATGGGAGCTCGGCTGGGTGGCTAGTCGTCAAGATGCCCCGGAGGCGAAGTATCGGGGTATGCACTAGTAGATGTTTCATTCATAAAGCGCCCGCCGTAACGATTTCATATGCACGTGACACTTGTCgcagttgttgctgttttggCCATTGCTCATGTCGACTGTGACATTGTGCAGGGGGAAAGTGACATTTCACCGGAAAAGGGTGCATCTCCTTGCCAACCCCACTAGCAACTCTCCCTTTCGACTGCTCCCAAGACCATTCTAATTAACCCCGAAATTCCTCACATCCCGCAACACCTTCGCCTCCTTCTGCCAAACTTTTGCAGTTTTTGCCGCGCTTGCAGTTTACCGACAGGTGTGGTTTCCACGTGTGAGCTTAGCGCGCTCGCTATTTGCGCACAATTAGCGCTTTTCAATAGCGATAACAATAATGATGGTAATAAGCCAGTTTCTTCTTGTTTTTCGGGTGTGGAAATCTTTTGCTGGCATATGCAAGTTTTCTTTACCGGGTAACGAGGAAGATGAAGACAAGAAGGACTttcgtttgcttttatttataaaatgaatGCCCTTTATGGAACACTTTACTCTTCAAAAGTGTACTaatagatataataataataataatttaatacttTCTTGAACCATACAATCTATAGGTAGGGTTTTTGTTACTTTAAGGTAAAACAATAAATGATAACAtggataaaattaaatattattgataAAACTTGAAGTTTGTATTTATCAGAATTAAGAATTTAAATCAGAATTGATTTAAAATCGTTACGCTCACAAATATATTTCGATTTTGAAAATACGTTAAGAAGCAATGAGCTTTTGTCATGACGTACTTTGCAACGTTGCCAGATAGTATTTAATTTGAAGGTTTCAGAGGCTGGTTACCATAAATTTTTGGCCTacaacttaaataaaataaataaataatgacacaaaatataaatgtttcctaattaattttataattcgtCCATtctaattatattatattctaATTGGCAGAGTAGTGTTGCCAACTATcggaatatatataaatagctAGAATTTCAAGCTATCCATATCTACCAATAAAATAGCTAAATGCGTATCTGGTACGCTCTTGTTTTCGCGCAATTTTTATTTACGAAAACAGCGGCAGCAAAATGTCCCTCAAAAAGGCTTTGGAAGATTGTCTTATTGATTTCGACCGCCGTATCATGGTGACCGACCTACTGGAGGAGTACAAACTGCCCTACAAGGAGGTCAACAAGACCCTGGAAGAGTACATCAAGAAACAGGAACCGGCAACGAAATTCGAAAAGAGGTTCTTGGTGCATGGAAAGCGGAGTTCAGAAGGATCTGAAGCCGGATCAGACGACGAGGTGTATACTGTGGTGCAGGAGAGCAAACTGCAGGACTGGCTATCCAAGCTGAAGGATGCGCAGTCCCAGCTGTACAGCGTGGAAATAGCCGGGGGCTCCAAGTCGCCTGCCACCATATTCCAGCCCATGCAGTATCTGGAGGTCAAACTGGGGAAGGTGGAGCAGCGTGCTGGTGTAAACGGAGTCGACAAGCCTGCCCCAGCAACAAATGGTGTTCACAAGACGTCCTCCCTAACCAATGGTGTGAAAAATGAGGACTCAAAGGCTTCGGTTAAGCAGGAGACATCCAAGGTGTCAGTCAAATCGGAGCCATCCAAGTCGTCAGTCAAATCGGAGCCAGTGAAAGTCTCACCAGAGTCCAAGAAGACCTCACCCAAAGAGCAGGCCTCGAGCTCCAAAGGAGGAGCAGCCAAAAAGGGCAGCATCAGTAGTTTCTTCACAGCAGCCCCGGCGGGCAACAAGCAGAAGGATGTTAAGGCTACCCCCAGCAAGGCATCAAACACCATGGACAACTTCTTCAAGAAGCAGCCAGCAGGATCAAAGAAGTCTCCACCCGCGCAGAACGAAACTGCTGCTGCCAAGCAAAAAGAGCCGTcgcccaaaaacaaaaagaaatcaGCATCCCCCACCAAGAAGCAAACTCCAGCCAACACTTCCGTCCAACTGTTCGACGAGGAGAGCGCCGAGTCCTCCGACGAGGAGGAGAAACTGGATAAAATGCGGCGCAAGGTGATTGGCTCAGAGGATGAGTCCGATAAGGAGAAGCCCATGACATCCAAGCGGAGACGCATCAGCGATTCGGAAGACGAGGAACAGCCTCCCAAAAAGGCAGCGGAGAAAGAGCCCATCACTGTAGCCGACGAGTCCATGGACACGGAGCCGGCTAACGAAACCTATTTGGATGATGAGGGATTCGTGATTACCCAGCGCAAGCCCGCCAAAGGCCAGCCGGCTAAGAAGAAGCCCTCTCCCAAGGCAGCAGCCCCGGCGTCTAAGAAGAAGTCCCCGCCTTCAGCGGCCAAGGGTGGAAAAGAAGCAACCAAAACCAAGCAAGCTGGCATCATGAACTTCTTCCAGAAGAAGTAATCCCAGGCATGAAATAGAATGTTATATAAGTTAAGGTTAAGCATCCCAGTAAAAGGTCTGAACAGTTGTTGttaaaaagaatttttattgcatttgttTATAGCTACTAGAAGTTGGTTTAAGTATCTTGTTGTAATTTGTAGTTGGTATTTATATTCGTCGCGTGTGTGATTCTGTGTGTCCACATGTGGGTGTGTCGATGTGAGATCGGCCTGGTCTTTGCGTTATCAGTGCATTTTGTGGTCGAATATTTTCGTTATCTTTTATTCGTCGTAATCCAAaacacttttaaaaaattaaggcGAGGtttgaaaaacattttgttcgttaaatacaattcaaatattaattaatttaaattgttcttctgtctgtttgtttctgCAGCGATTGCGTTTGATTCCTATCTGATTTTTAAGCATTAAAAGCTTACAGTCAGGCTGCCCATTGGCAAGCAAATACATATGTCTGTGATTGAGGGATTTCTTTGGATTCATTTCGGGGGTTCTCCGGTCGGTGTGTACATAATTTAATCGTTTTGTGTAATGCAAACAATCGGGATTGGTGTCTAAGCTTAGGTAGAAGCTTCTCAGAAGCTAAAATAATGCTTATAATTAGAGTTGCATTGGTTTATCTATTTTGTTTACTTAATAAATCCGGTGGGGCTGCTCACTGCGCGCCTGAGATGTTTGGTGTTTGGTGTTGATGTTCCGGGTTAGGCCTACAatttaactaaatttaaaaaagcgATCAGCGGGCAGCCCCAGGGAAGTTGCAGCTTTAGCATTTGGTTGATTCATAAATATTGCTCGCAATGCAAAATGAAAAAGTCATTTGCCATCttaatcaatcaatcaatcgaTCAGTAATTAATCAGTTAATCATTTCCTAGGTGTGATATGAACAAAATGTGCATGATATGACTCCTACTAGTACAATAATATGTATGATCGTTTTGATTCCTCGTCTGATTCTGACTTAATCACCTAAATGAATGTAACATTCGTTTCGTACAATTTAATATCTCAgcaccattttttttaataatagcACAAAGTACGCttgcatgtatgtatgtaatgTATCTCTCGCATGGGTTCAACAATAGAATTTTCCTAAATTTTcggtttttcggttttttgtgttattttgtATTCTCTACAGAGTAAAACAGATCTAAGTATTTTTGAGTGGCTCGCTCTCCATCGATTTACTTTCTAAACTTGCGTATCTACGACACTTCCATAGGACTCTTCAGCAAATTTGGGCGCAATATAATCCTCGTAGTAGTTGATGAATATATCCTTGAACTCGTCCGCTATGAACTCCAAAGCGTTAAGCATTTGCATTAGCTCCCTATCGTTGCACTTGTAGTTGCTCAGCGCCATCACGTCCCAGAAGTAGGCGAAGTACTTCACGTACTCGATCGACTGCCCGCCGTACTGAGCCACTACGCTGGGGAGTACGGCTCGCATGATGGAGCCCAGCTTGTTGAATTCCCAGTCGTCCAGCACGGTGGCACCCTCTATTTGGGGTTTCGTTCAAGAGTTTAGAGTTTAGGGAGCGGACAGAGAAAGGTAGTTTATAAAGAGATAGTTTATAAGAAAGCAGGGGGGGAATGATTGAGTTATGACCCTAATGCCAAAATATACCtcgaaaatatattaaatttaaggaTTAACAATAAAGATAAACAAAATAGCATCTCAAGTGGGGTGGAAAAGTGCTGAACCAAGTGGGAACAGTGAGCTGGCAATGAGTACACATTTAATGAGATCTCCTGATGCCCTTCCAGGTAGAGACCATACTCACCTCTGTGCACCATGAGGCACTGCTCCACCAGCAGCCTGGCCAGCGCCACCTTGCACTCGTGCAGATCCATCAGGTGTCCCTCGGCCCGTTCGATGGCCGCGTACAGCTTGCAGCGCTCCTCGATCAGCTCGCAATCGATGAGCGAGGTGTGGAACGCCCAGAACCACTCCAGTTTCTGGGCCTCGCCACAGTGGGGACACACTATGAGCTCGGCGCCATTGCATTCAGGCTGGGTGTAGTCCTCGGATAACCACCAACGCAGATTGGGGGCATGTGGCAGAGCGTCGGGTGTGAAGACTTCCATGCACTTGGGGTTATCACAACGGTAGCGATGGAACTTGTGCTGCATGAgtacaatttaaataatagtTAGTTCCAGAAAGAACAAGTTATATGATGCAGTTTCCCTGACTTACGAACTGATCATCCGCGTGCGAAAGCTGACAGGCATTGCAGTGACACCTGATGCCGCGATCCTTGAGCTGTCGGCTGCGCTCCTCCCGGCGCAGCTGCTGGTAGTTGCCACTGGCGAAACAGTTGTATATGCCGGAGCCCGCTGGCAGATCGAGCAGAGCCAGCGCTGTCATCTTGCGGCCAGACAACTTGGCGCAGATCGTCGAGGAGCAGCTGTGTCGGCACAGACTCAAAGTATCTGGATAGACGGCATACGAGACGACGGCCACCTCGCCGGCAAGCAGATGTAGGTGGCCCTCTTGGAGGCGCATGGGCGAAGCCCACAGCTGGAACTCGTTCAGAGGTGAGAAGACGTGCGGATCCGCGGGCATAACGAAGGATCGGCAAAGGGTAAGCGATCTGTGGCGCAGTTGACCCATGTGACGCATTAGGAGCGCGGCACAGAGCAGCTCCCACTCGGCGTTCGACATCCGGGAGGCTGACGGCAGGCTCTTC
This region of Drosophila bipectinata strain 14024-0381.07 chromosome 2L, DbipHiC1v2, whole genome shotgun sequence genomic DNA includes:
- the PolD3 gene encoding DNA polymerase delta subunit 3, producing MSLKKALEDCLIDFDRRIMVTDLLEEYKLPYKEVNKTLEEYIKKQEPATKFEKRFLVHGKRSSEGSEAGSDDEVYTVVQESKLQDWLSKLKDAQSQLYSVEIAGGSKSPATIFQPMQYLEVKLGKVEQRAGVNGVDKPAPATNGVHKTSSLTNGVKNEDSKASVKQETSKVSVKSEPSKSSVKSEPVKVSPESKKTSPKEQASSSKGGAAKKGSISSFFTAAPAGNKQKDVKATPSKASNTMDNFFKKQPAGSKKSPPAQNETAAAKQKEPSPKNKKKSASPTKKQTPANTSVQLFDEESAESSDEEEKLDKMRRKVIGSEDESDKEKPMTSKRRRISDSEDEEQPPKKAAEKEPITVADESMDTEPANETYLDDEGFVITQRKPAKGQPAKKKPSPKAAAPASKKKSPPSAAKGGKEATKTKQAGIMNFFQKK